Proteins encoded in a region of the Vibrio sp. CB1-14 genome:
- a CDS encoding GNAT family N-acetyltransferase yields MNVSYREMQVADYDAVMALWNETEHMLIREADSRENVTAYLDKNPNMSFVATVHSKVVGAVLAGTDGRRGYLQHLAVDEGYRGQRIGKTLVEKVTDAFAHIGISKTHLFVNTENEQAQMFYKSMGWEVRQEVKMYSFNSSANLDI; encoded by the coding sequence ATGAACGTGTCGTATCGTGAAATGCAGGTCGCGGACTATGATGCTGTGATGGCATTGTGGAATGAAACAGAGCATATGTTAATCCGTGAAGCGGATAGCCGAGAAAATGTGACGGCTTATCTCGACAAGAACCCAAACATGAGTTTTGTTGCGACGGTTCATAGCAAAGTTGTTGGGGCAGTCCTTGCTGGAACAGATGGTCGTCGGGGCTATCTTCAACATCTCGCAGTTGATGAAGGGTATCGAGGTCAACGGATTGGAAAAACGTTGGTTGAAAAAGTAACCGACGCCTTCGCTCATATTGGCATCAGTAAAACCCATCTATTCGTGAACACTGAAAATGAACAAGCTCAGATGTTTTATAAGTCCATGGGGTGGGAGGTGCGTCAGGAAGTGAAGATGTATTCGTTTAACTCATCAGCCAATCTGGATATTTAA
- a CDS encoding GlsB/YeaQ/YmgE family stress response membrane protein: protein MGIFSWIILGLIAGALAKWLMPGNDGGGWIKTMLLGIAGAFVGGFIGGFLGFGGASGVNIGSIITATLGAFILLFVYNRFLKN, encoded by the coding sequence ATGGGCATTTTCTCGTGGATTATTCTCGGGCTTATTGCAGGTGCTTTAGCGAAATGGCTGATGCCAGGGAATGACGGTGGTGGTTGGATAAAAACAATGCTCCTCGGAATTGCTGGCGCGTTTGTAGGCGGGTTTATCGGTGGTTTTTTGGGATTTGGCGGTGCAAGTGGAGTAAACATCGGCAGTATAATTACAGCGACGCTCGGTGCGTTCATCCTACTGTTCGTATACAACCGCTTCCTTAAAAACTAA
- a CDS encoding mechanosensitive ion channel family protein: MCVSFSSVISASSLQSRWSAIFLSLFLLCFSGALFAESESAQTTSPAATRAEAALTRVNGEIRDLSEQLKVTTGDQKDAIQFRLFNKNNELREVIGNAIDAGSLPKEMLIEQVRVQQQYTIGAKEYLEKKIDAVSEEFNGAKEENKLSILNSYSELQDYLNSSYDASWQNLEWLDKLDVRDEEAEAEFKLLIGNKLRLTSASIEYFGQQATAISAQIASAPEADKAGLQTSQLILKQRLNIETKSLRNLIVLGDAVGIDTSEYKRQVFSITGNITQDILDGKVMLSLISHWWSQAVDWLADNAPQQLFQVLIFLLILFVTRAIVKLVRKVVSKAVINKNLKLSHLMQNFFVSMSGNIVWVIGIMVGLSQIGLNLAPILTGFGIAGVIIGFALQDTLSNFAAGMMLLIYRPFDVGDFVFAGGVDGKVSHMSLVNTTIRTFDNQIIIVPNSKIWGDVIKNVTHERTRRVDMVFGIGYGDDLLKAEAVLTEIVQAHPATLKSPEPMIKVHTLNTSSVDFIVRPWVKTDDYWDVYWDITKEVKLRFDKEGISIPFPQQDVHLHMIKDKLTD; the protein is encoded by the coding sequence ATGTGTGTTTCCTTTTCCTCGGTTATTTCTGCCTCGTCTTTACAGAGCAGATGGTCAGCCATTTTTCTATCGCTATTTTTGCTTTGTTTTAGTGGAGCTCTCTTTGCAGAGAGTGAATCGGCGCAAACAACATCTCCCGCGGCAACGAGAGCGGAAGCCGCTCTAACACGTGTCAACGGCGAAATTCGTGATTTATCTGAGCAATTAAAAGTCACAACTGGCGATCAAAAAGATGCCATTCAGTTTCGTTTGTTTAACAAGAACAATGAGTTGCGTGAAGTAATAGGCAATGCCATTGATGCAGGATCACTTCCCAAAGAGATGTTGATTGAGCAAGTGAGAGTCCAACAGCAATATACTATTGGGGCAAAAGAGTACCTTGAGAAGAAAATCGACGCCGTCTCTGAGGAGTTTAACGGAGCGAAAGAGGAGAATAAGCTTTCAATTTTGAATTCCTACAGTGAGCTTCAAGACTATTTGAATTCAAGCTACGATGCTAGCTGGCAAAATTTGGAGTGGCTCGACAAACTGGATGTGCGAGACGAAGAGGCGGAAGCAGAGTTTAAGCTTCTAATTGGCAATAAATTACGCCTAACCTCGGCGTCAATTGAATATTTTGGTCAACAAGCCACAGCGATCAGCGCGCAAATTGCTTCCGCACCAGAAGCGGATAAAGCGGGTTTACAAACCAGCCAGCTCATTTTAAAGCAACGTTTGAACATTGAGACTAAAAGCCTACGAAATCTTATTGTACTTGGAGATGCAGTCGGGATAGACACATCAGAATATAAGCGCCAAGTCTTTTCGATAACGGGGAACATTACCCAAGACATTCTCGATGGAAAAGTGATGCTGTCACTCATTAGCCATTGGTGGAGTCAGGCGGTAGATTGGCTTGCTGACAATGCGCCGCAACAGTTATTCCAAGTGTTGATTTTCCTATTAATCCTGTTTGTAACTCGCGCTATCGTTAAACTAGTGAGGAAAGTGGTTTCTAAAGCGGTGATCAATAAAAACCTCAAACTGTCCCACCTAATGCAGAACTTCTTTGTATCGATGTCAGGCAATATTGTCTGGGTGATCGGTATTATGGTTGGCTTGTCTCAGATTGGCTTAAACCTTGCGCCTATCCTAACCGGTTTCGGTATTGCGGGTGTAATCATCGGTTTCGCATTGCAAGATACACTGTCAAACTTTGCCGCTGGGATGATGCTACTTATTTATCGTCCGTTTGATGTTGGTGACTTTGTATTTGCAGGAGGTGTAGACGGCAAAGTAAGCCACATGAGTCTGGTGAATACCACGATTCGAACGTTTGATAACCAAATTATCATAGTGCCGAATAGCAAGATTTGGGGCGATGTGATAAAGAACGTGACCCATGAGCGCACACGACGAGTCGATATGGTTTTTGGTATCGGTTATGGGGATGACTTGCTAAAAGCAGAAGCGGTTCTGACTGAGATTGTTCAGGCTCATCCTGCGACACTTAAATCACCGGAACCAATGATTAAGGTGCACACGCTGAATACTTCATCTGTCGATTTTATTGTCCGACCTTGGGTAAAAACAGACGATTATTGGGATGTGTATTGGGACATTACTAAGGAAGTGAAGCTTCGTTTTGATAAAGAAGGTATTTCGATCCCATTCCCACAACAAGATGTGCATTTGCATATGATTAAAGACAAGCTAACGGATTGA
- a CDS encoding carboxymuconolactone decarboxylase family protein yields the protein MLGKHQEPYSAFYRSTHDNKHLDTRTELLVGLSAAMGMNCLPCTRYYLHEAKKAGITKGEISDVTAKVMAVAAGQKKLQMQEVLTKYNISLDDYD from the coding sequence ATGTTAGGTAAACATCAGGAACCCTATAGCGCTTTTTATCGCTCCACTCACGACAACAAACATCTCGATACTAGAACGGAGCTTTTGGTTGGGCTATCCGCCGCAATGGGCATGAACTGTTTGCCTTGTACTCGTTACTATTTACATGAGGCAAAGAAAGCAGGGATTACCAAAGGTGAGATTTCGGATGTAACAGCGAAAGTGATGGCCGTCGCTGCTGGTCAGAAGAAATTGCAAATGCAAGAAGTACTGACGAAGTACAACATTTCACTAGATGACTATGATTAA
- a CDS encoding LysE family translocator has product MVFYAVKLIGATYLIWLGIKVLRLRSLFTLEPAKPTPLKSIFSTGFLSAALNPKPGLFVLAFVPQFVNPLLGSVTWQMVVYGCWFALLTSVGFALMGVFASRLVTWLKNKPKVVSGLNVGAGLTFLGSGFAIALMRQR; this is encoded by the coding sequence TTGGTCTTTTACGCTGTGAAACTGATTGGCGCAACGTACCTGATTTGGTTAGGAATAAAGGTGCTTAGATTGCGAAGTTTATTTACTCTAGAACCGGCCAAGCCAACACCGTTAAAATCCATTTTCTCGACTGGTTTTCTATCGGCAGCACTCAATCCAAAGCCAGGCTTATTTGTACTCGCGTTTGTGCCTCAGTTTGTAAATCCATTGCTGGGTTCAGTGACATGGCAAATGGTCGTTTATGGCTGCTGGTTCGCATTACTTACCTCGGTCGGCTTTGCTTTGATGGGTGTATTTGCATCCCGTTTGGTAACTTGGCTCAAGAATAAACCTAAGGTGGTGTCTGGGCTTAATGTCGGCGCTGGCCTTACTTTTCTTGGTTCAGGGTTCGCCATAGCACTGATGCGTCAGAGGTAA
- a CDS encoding Dabb family protein produces the protein MIRHILLIQFKSTATEADVEALMSLFEAIPSKVDGVEAVEWGINDSLEGKNKQYTHSVLMTFRDEQGRQNYLPHPEHDALKAVFRPLLEDIIVFDYSL, from the coding sequence ATGATACGTCACATATTACTCATCCAATTCAAATCCACGGCGACGGAAGCTGACGTTGAGGCACTTATGTCATTATTTGAGGCAATACCATCAAAAGTTGACGGAGTAGAAGCGGTGGAGTGGGGCATCAACGATAGCCTTGAAGGAAAAAATAAACAGTATACTCACTCTGTGTTGATGACGTTTCGCGATGAGCAAGGCCGTCAAAACTACTTACCGCACCCAGAGCATGACGCGCTCAAAGCCGTGTTTCGACCACTACTCGAAGACATTATTGTCTTTGACTACTCTCTTTAA
- the arfB gene encoding alternative ribosome rescue aminoacyl-tRNA hydrolase ArfB — translation MLHISNTVTIADWEIELTAIRSMGAGGQKVNKTSSAIHLRFDIKRSTLPDFYKERLLSLTDSRITKEGVIIIKAQQFRTQEQNREDALERLKKIILSATVVQKARRATKPTRASQKRRVDSKKRKSQTKSLRGRVQ, via the coding sequence ATGTTACATATTTCAAATACCGTTACGATTGCCGATTGGGAGATTGAGCTCACAGCCATTCGCTCTATGGGCGCTGGTGGTCAAAAGGTTAATAAAACCAGCTCTGCGATACACCTGCGCTTCGACATTAAACGTTCTACATTGCCTGACTTTTACAAAGAAAGACTCCTGTCGTTAACCGATTCGAGGATTACAAAAGAAGGCGTCATCATCATAAAGGCTCAACAATTTAGAACACAGGAGCAGAATCGTGAAGATGCTCTCGAGCGGCTCAAGAAAATAATACTTTCTGCGACAGTCGTTCAAAAAGCGCGGAGAGCGACTAAGCCGACAAGAGCATCCCAAAAGCGACGTGTTGATAGCAAAAAGCGTAAGAGCCAAACAAAATCGCTTCGAGGAAGAGTACAGTAA
- a CDS encoding GNAT family N-acetyltransferase: MDIVKDDLQSHQIKALLQEHLDDMYATSPAESVHALDIEALRQSNVEFWTAWNEQELLGCIALKALDSEHAEIKSMRTAHNARGKGVAKTLLNHLVSQASARGFSRLSLETGTEDYFTAARTLYSGHGFVECDPFADYVLDPNSVFMTKQL; the protein is encoded by the coding sequence TTGGATATTGTTAAGGACGATTTGCAAAGCCACCAAATTAAAGCTCTACTTCAAGAGCACTTAGATGATATGTATGCCACGTCACCGGCGGAAAGTGTTCACGCTCTTGATATAGAGGCTCTACGCCAATCTAACGTAGAATTTTGGACGGCGTGGAACGAGCAAGAGTTGTTAGGGTGTATTGCGTTGAAAGCTTTGGACAGTGAGCACGCGGAAATTAAGTCGATGCGCACTGCTCATAATGCGAGAGGCAAAGGGGTGGCGAAAACACTGCTCAATCATCTTGTGAGTCAGGCATCTGCGCGGGGTTTTTCTCGTTTAAGCTTAGAAACGGGCACAGAGGACTACTTTACAGCGGCTCGCACACTTTACTCCGGCCATGGTTTTGTTGAATGCGACCCTTTTGCTGATTACGTGCTCGATCCCAATAGTGTGTTCATGACCAAACAGCTTTAG
- a CDS encoding cysteine dioxygenase, which yields MTDKTKTNNPSLASSTDFSHTKKLEKELIVRGQGVVAVAASTDCELNFLEFCFGEGKRAMKLSVTSISTTIQGLDGSGDWVILAANHHGIDRDPQCQYWLSIDGNNAVVRYGKGEIRGNTVLLEYGLKQDEQYLRANDIDSEAESWLKEVKDVDILASDNRLTDKVLIDPVTIEPPLFVAKTDDISMDDIAFQHKTVAENLTPACQQLYANISGKQFTLNTQAFPQFEQAINESINDVNGWCYQTLKAKANEFGSDAPEETYLRITMGVNLGESPGIPFVMEIWPSEHYSPIHNHGDANAIIRVLSGEITVKLFAMLSKFHDDPTPFATQVFKQGEVTWLSPGLNQIHQLKNKASDGKACITIQCYQYNRDNTQHYEYFDYLNPEKRTIEQFAPNSDMGFLEFKARMWQEWRERHGSEID from the coding sequence ATGACTGACAAGACAAAAACCAATAACCCATCCTTAGCCAGTAGTACCGATTTTAGCCACACCAAAAAGCTAGAAAAGGAACTCATTGTCAGAGGGCAAGGTGTTGTCGCCGTAGCGGCGAGTACTGATTGTGAACTCAACTTCTTAGAATTTTGCTTTGGTGAAGGAAAGCGAGCAATGAAGCTCTCTGTAACCAGTATTTCGACAACGATACAAGGGTTAGATGGTTCTGGAGATTGGGTAATACTGGCTGCGAATCATCATGGCATCGATCGCGATCCGCAATGTCAATATTGGCTCAGTATCGATGGTAACAACGCCGTCGTTCGCTATGGTAAAGGTGAGATACGCGGTAATACCGTCTTGTTGGAATACGGGCTTAAACAAGATGAACAATATCTTCGTGCCAATGATATTGATAGCGAAGCTGAAAGCTGGCTTAAAGAAGTGAAAGACGTCGATATTCTGGCTTCAGATAACCGCCTTACCGATAAGGTTCTCATTGACCCCGTAACCATCGAGCCTCCGCTGTTTGTCGCCAAAACAGACGATATCAGTATGGATGACATCGCCTTCCAGCACAAAACCGTTGCAGAGAACTTAACCCCAGCCTGTCAGCAGCTGTACGCCAACATCTCAGGTAAGCAATTTACCCTCAATACACAAGCCTTCCCGCAGTTTGAGCAGGCTATTAACGAGAGTATCAATGACGTCAATGGATGGTGTTATCAAACGCTAAAAGCCAAGGCAAACGAGTTTGGCTCCGATGCACCGGAAGAAACCTATTTGCGAATCACAATGGGGGTAAACCTCGGAGAATCACCGGGTATCCCTTTCGTTATGGAGATATGGCCAAGCGAGCATTACTCTCCTATCCACAACCACGGTGATGCTAATGCCATTATCAGGGTGCTGTCTGGTGAAATAACAGTGAAATTATTTGCGATGCTGTCTAAATTTCACGACGATCCGACACCGTTTGCCACTCAAGTGTTTAAACAAGGCGAAGTCACTTGGCTATCACCGGGTCTAAACCAAATTCACCAACTTAAAAACAAAGCGAGCGATGGTAAAGCTTGCATTACTATTCAATGCTACCAGTACAATCGTGATAATACTCAGCATTACGAGTATTTTGATTACCTTAACCCAGAAAAACGCACCATCGAGCAGTTTGCGCCTAACAGCGATATGGGTTTCTTAGAGTTTAAAGCGCGTATGTGGCAAGAATGGCGTGAGCGCCATGGAAGTGAGATTGATTAA
- a CDS encoding nucleoside hydrolase, translating to MNVLIDTDVDFDDYMAMLYLLLHPEVNVVGISVTGTGDAHLSHGLHNVSNMLSLTGKAADLHIPVVKGFNAPMRYSNTFPGEEREAADNHYDTPFPHQNMHRDYIDAIPFLEEYILSASEPVSLLCIGGGTTWGRFLEYAKDKPSLSKALKDKISQIIMMGGNLTSEFVEPGAEGNIQPTLSEPPCYSNKVAEWNIFVDPLGAQTIIESDLNLTLVALNATQQVPITQTFVDELNQIENNSARFLTQVLNSQSIKKGIGKYLDFWDPLAASVITNPQLIQTQSFRIRVEQTLNEENDTSGQILVDHNNGSSVNIALSADADATYCNYLNTINSDTVTK from the coding sequence GTGAATGTTCTAATCGACACCGACGTCGACTTCGATGACTACATGGCAATGCTGTATCTACTGCTACACCCCGAAGTCAATGTGGTTGGGATTTCCGTCACTGGTACAGGTGATGCACACCTCAGTCATGGGCTACACAACGTTAGCAACATGCTCTCGCTAACTGGAAAAGCGGCAGACTTACATATACCAGTCGTCAAAGGGTTTAATGCCCCCATGCGATACAGCAACACCTTTCCCGGAGAAGAACGAGAGGCTGCCGATAACCACTACGACACTCCGTTTCCACATCAAAACATGCATCGTGATTACATAGATGCGATTCCTTTTTTAGAAGAATACATCTTAAGTGCCTCAGAACCCGTTTCGCTACTATGTATCGGTGGTGGAACCACATGGGGGCGATTTCTTGAATACGCAAAAGACAAGCCTAGTTTGTCCAAAGCGTTAAAAGACAAAATCTCTCAAATCATAATGATGGGAGGCAACCTAACGAGTGAGTTCGTCGAGCCTGGTGCTGAAGGGAACATTCAACCAACCTTGTCAGAGCCACCTTGCTATTCCAACAAAGTGGCTGAATGGAACATTTTTGTCGACCCCTTAGGCGCTCAGACAATCATTGAAAGTGATTTGAATCTTACGCTCGTCGCACTCAATGCAACCCAGCAAGTTCCAATTACTCAAACTTTTGTCGATGAGCTGAATCAAATAGAAAACAACAGTGCACGCTTTCTCACTCAGGTACTCAACAGCCAGTCTATTAAAAAAGGCATTGGCAAGTACCTCGACTTTTGGGATCCCCTCGCCGCTTCAGTCATCACTAATCCTCAATTGATTCAAACTCAATCTTTTCGAATTCGAGTCGAGCAAACCTTAAATGAAGAAAACGATACTTCGGGACAGATTTTGGTCGATCACAACAATGGTTCGTCAGTAAACATTGCCCTTTCGGCCGATGCTGACGCTACCTATTGCAATTATCTAAATACTATAAATAGTGACACCGTCACAAAATGA
- a CDS encoding CPXCG motif-containing cysteine-rich protein, with the protein MEAIREWRVNCPYCGEAFETSIDCTLDNQEYIEDCYVCCRPILFEVTLESEDVFVTVRHENEV; encoded by the coding sequence ATGGAAGCGATCAGAGAATGGCGGGTGAACTGCCCTTATTGCGGGGAGGCGTTTGAGACCTCTATTGATTGCACGTTGGACAATCAGGAGTATATTGAAGACTGCTATGTCTGCTGTCGCCCAATTTTGTTTGAAGTTACCCTAGAAAGTGAAGACGTGTTTGTGACTGTACGGCATGAGAACGAGGTTTAG
- a CDS encoding LysE/ArgO family amino acid transporter translates to MGVFFTGFSLGLSLILAIGAQNAFVLKQGLKRHYVFAVCAVCAVSDALLITAGVSGFGAVIEAYPSVETVARYAGAAFLFIYSFQSFRSAISSNHQLDPEGDSNASLMKTVLICLALTWLNPHVYLDTVVLLGSISTQYAPQQFSFGLGAVTASFVFFFSLGYGARLLTPIFHKPISWKILEGLVGFIMLAIALSLISG, encoded by the coding sequence ATTGGGGTCTTTTTTACCGGTTTTTCGTTAGGTTTATCGTTAATTCTCGCGATCGGAGCACAAAACGCATTTGTCTTAAAGCAAGGGTTAAAACGCCATTATGTATTTGCAGTTTGCGCGGTCTGTGCGGTTTCTGATGCTTTGCTGATTACCGCCGGTGTGAGTGGCTTTGGAGCAGTGATTGAAGCCTATCCTTCTGTCGAAACGGTTGCTCGATATGCAGGCGCGGCATTTCTCTTTATCTACAGCTTTCAGAGTTTTCGCTCTGCAATTTCAAGCAACCATCAGCTAGATCCTGAAGGGGATAGCAACGCCAGTCTGATGAAAACAGTGCTTATTTGTTTAGCATTAACATGGCTCAACCCTCATGTTTACCTAGACACCGTCGTTCTTCTAGGTTCTATCTCAACGCAATATGCCCCTCAGCAATTCTCGTTCGGCCTTGGTGCGGTAACGGCCTCATTCGTCTTTTTCTTTTCGCTAGGATATGGCGCCAGGCTCCTCACTCCAATTTTTCATAAGCCTATTTCATGGAAGATTTTGGAGGGGCTAGTGGGCTTTATCATGCTCGCGATTGCATTGTCTTTGATTTCAGGTTAG
- a CDS encoding SDR family oxidoreductase, with translation MSKLIVVTGGSRGIGAATSKLLAAKGYRVVVNFLSNAKRAEQVVSDIRRDGGEACSYQVNIASEDSVVSMFDSIYAEHGEIYGLVNNAGILSTQCTLEQITAERITQILATNVTGTLLCAREAIKYMNGGSIVNVSSRASVTGSPFEYLDYAASKGAVDTLTRGLASELAGRNIRVNGVRPGLINTEMHADGGEPERVKRLESQIPLGRGGEAEEVANAISWLISEEASFVTGTFVDVSGGK, from the coding sequence ATGAGTAAATTAATTGTGGTTACCGGTGGAAGCAGAGGCATTGGCGCTGCTACATCCAAACTGTTAGCGGCTAAAGGCTATAGAGTGGTCGTTAACTTCTTATCAAACGCCAAGCGAGCAGAGCAGGTGGTTAGTGATATACGACGAGATGGTGGAGAAGCGTGTAGTTATCAGGTGAATATTGCCAGTGAGGATTCAGTTGTTTCCATGTTTGACTCCATCTATGCAGAGCATGGCGAGATTTATGGGTTAGTGAATAATGCAGGGATCTTAAGTACGCAGTGCACCCTTGAGCAGATTACCGCGGAGCGTATTACTCAAATCTTAGCGACTAATGTGACTGGAACACTACTATGCGCCCGTGAAGCAATTAAATACATGAATGGGGGAAGCATAGTGAATGTTTCTTCTCGCGCATCGGTTACCGGGTCACCATTTGAGTACCTGGATTATGCCGCCAGTAAAGGAGCGGTGGATACTCTTACTAGAGGGTTAGCGTCCGAACTAGCCGGTAGAAATATTCGTGTAAACGGGGTGCGCCCGGGACTGATTAATACGGAAATGCATGCCGATGGCGGAGAGCCAGAAAGAGTTAAACGATTAGAGTCGCAGATCCCACTCGGCCGGGGAGGTGAAGCGGAGGAAGTTGCCAATGCAATTTCATGGCTGATATCAGAAGAGGCTTCTTTTGTGACGGGCACATTCGTGGATGTATCTGGCGGAAAGTAA
- a CDS encoding GFA family protein, giving the protein MKQQALSCHCGNVQLSFDHWPESVTCCNCSICRRYAALWGYFQPKDVMVEIAKETVAYRWGDGCIDFHHCAVCGCVTHYESADSSSTPRTAINFRMADGLKSTQVKYFDGAESWCFLDESEVRKV; this is encoded by the coding sequence ATGAAACAACAAGCGCTCAGTTGTCATTGTGGAAATGTGCAGCTTTCTTTTGACCATTGGCCTGAATCGGTCACCTGCTGTAATTGCTCAATTTGTCGACGCTATGCCGCGCTTTGGGGTTATTTTCAACCAAAAGACGTGATGGTTGAAATAGCGAAAGAGACAGTAGCTTATCGCTGGGGGGATGGCTGTATCGATTTTCATCACTGCGCTGTGTGTGGTTGCGTTACTCATTATGAGTCTGCTGATAGCTCATCGACCCCGAGAACGGCCATCAACTTTAGAATGGCGGATGGCCTTAAATCTACCCAGGTTAAATATTTCGATGGAGCTGAGTCTTGGTGTTTTCTTGATGAAAGTGAGGTGCGCAAGGTATGA
- a CDS encoding GNAT family N-acetyltransferase yields MNQERLSFQDITLRVATEQDFEPLYQLMTEDEAWTKLNGPYFGYQRPTREQFSEGYFSKLMLGNEALVIEYHQRVVGTVSCYWEDQKTRWLEVGVLVYDSRLWGCGIGMKALIPWVSYLFNTLDIERVGLTTWSGNPRMMKCALKLGMTQEARLRKVRYYQGHYYDSVKYGVLREEWRELEKLWRQRDHIYLFDWGDTLMVDDPSQSGKMCDWQKIQQVEGAKALLSGLAKYCPIYVATNAKDSAEEDVKRAFERAQLAEYLSGYFCFSNLGVGKDDEDFYPRIAFKLNTDTSQLVMTGDQLERDILPARRAGLRTNWLNVSSISHNENGFVRLEDILYREQSRMSLVDLD; encoded by the coding sequence ATGAATCAAGAGAGGTTGAGTTTTCAAGATATCACGCTTCGGGTCGCTACAGAGCAAGACTTTGAACCGCTCTATCAACTTATGACAGAGGATGAAGCTTGGACGAAGCTTAATGGTCCTTACTTTGGTTATCAGCGTCCAACGCGTGAGCAGTTTAGCGAGGGTTACTTCTCCAAACTCATGTTGGGTAATGAAGCGCTTGTTATTGAGTATCATCAAAGAGTCGTCGGAACGGTAAGTTGTTACTGGGAAGACCAAAAAACCCGTTGGCTTGAAGTTGGAGTACTGGTTTATGACTCCCGACTTTGGGGCTGTGGCATTGGCATGAAAGCGCTGATCCCATGGGTGAGTTATCTGTTCAATACTCTAGATATAGAGCGAGTAGGGCTGACTACATGGAGCGGCAATCCGCGAATGATGAAGTGTGCGCTAAAACTTGGTATGACCCAGGAAGCGCGCCTGCGCAAGGTTCGTTACTATCAAGGGCACTATTACGACAGCGTTAAGTATGGCGTGCTGCGAGAGGAGTGGCGTGAACTAGAAAAGCTTTGGCGTCAACGTGATCATATTTACTTGTTTGATTGGGGCGATACACTCATGGTCGATGACCCCAGCCAAAGTGGCAAGATGTGCGATTGGCAAAAAATTCAGCAGGTGGAGGGGGCGAAAGCGCTATTAAGTGGGCTCGCAAAATACTGCCCCATTTATGTCGCAACCAATGCCAAAGATTCTGCAGAAGAGGATGTAAAAAGAGCCTTTGAAAGAGCGCAGCTTGCTGAATACTTATCTGGGTACTTCTGTTTCAGCAACCTTGGTGTCGGCAAAGATGATGAGGATTTTTACCCACGCATTGCCTTTAAGCTCAATACAGATACCAGTCAACTCGTAATGACTGGAGATCAACTTGAACGAGATATACTGCCAGCAAGGCGTGCGGGATTGAGAACGAACTGGCTTAATGTGAGTTCTATTTCACATAATGAAAACGGCTTTGTTCGATTAGAAGATATTCTCTATCGGGAGCAAAGCCGCATGTCTTTGGTTGACCTCGACTAA